AATGCTATGCACCCTATAATAAAACTTAAAAACACCATACTAAAGAGAGAAATTCTGGTTGGTGGAAGTGTCATAATATATTTTGTAAGACTTACAAGTTTATTTTCACTGGACATAATCAACCTCAAAAATCTAATTTATTCAAGATAGTAAATAGCTATTATACCTATTTACATAGATAACATTATCGTTTCAAAAAGTAAATTAAGTTGAAAAAAAATACTATTTTGGAAATTATAACAAAAAATAGAACTATACTAATAGTAAGTGTATAAAAATACAGAATATTAATTCTAAATAGAAAAAATGAATATTAAAAGACTATATAGGTGAATGTATGAATGTAAAACTTAAAACACCTCTTTCAAAAGAAGATACAAAACAATTGAAAGTAGGAGATATTGTATATATATCTGGTACTATTTACACTGCAAGGGATAGAGCCCATCAAAGAATATTAAAAGAAGGCTCACCTGTAAACCTGGAAGGGGCAGTTATTTTCCATGCAGGCCCTATAATAAAAACCATAGAAACAGGCGAAAGTGTAGGTTATAAAATTGTCGCTGTAGGCCCTACAACAAGCACAAGGATGAACCCATACCAGCCAGATGTTTTAAAATTAGGAATAAGCGCCATAATAGGAAAAGGCGGTATGGACAGTGAAACTGCAGATGCGCTTATGGAAAATGATTCTGTATACCTGGCAGCAGTGGGAGGATGTGCGGCATTATATGTTAAATCAATTAACAAGGTAAAAGGAGTTAACTGGATTGACCTGGGAATCCCTGAAGCTATATGGGAGCTTGAAGTTAAAGATTTCGGCCCGTTAATTGTTGCAATGGATTCAGAGGGAAATAACCTTTATGAAGAAGTAAGGAAGAAAGTAGATACTTTCTAATCATTTACTAAATTACAGCTATTTAAAACATATTTAATTACTTATTAATTTTTAAAACGATCTTTATGGAAAATTTAAAAGATAAATACACTCTTGAAGGTTTTATAGACACCCACATCCATACTTCCCCCGATATTAAACCAAGGATATTAAATGATATTGAAGCTGCATATGGGGCAAAGCAGGAGAAAATGGGGGCAATTGTAATAAAATCCCATGTCGAATCAACTGCAGGGAGAGCCCAGATTGCAGAAAAAATATCCGGATTTAAAGTAATTGGAGGAGTATGTTTAAATCTAAGTGTTGGCGGGCTAAATCCCGATGCTGTTAAAGTTACCGCTGAACTTGGTGGTAAAATAGTATGGTTTCCAACTATCTCTGCTTCAGATATCTCGATAACTTATGAAAACATAGAAAACATTCTGAATATTATTGCAGAAAAAGAACTGGTTTTAGCCACAGGTCATCTAAAGCCAGAAGACATATTTTTACTCCTCGACTATGCAAAAAGTCTGAAAATTAAAAAAATAATCATCAATCATCCATTAACTGGAGTGGTAGGTGCAACTGTAGATGAACAAAAAGAAATGTCTAAATATGCTTATCTTGAACACTGTTTCGTTGCATGCATGAAAAAACATGATAATTTAGATCCAAATGTAATTGCAGATGCAATTAAAGAAATAGGACATGAAAGGTGTATAATGGCTACGGACTTCGGGCAAGCCCATAATCCTGTGCCTGTTGAAGGAATGAAAATGTTTATAAATTCTATGATTAAATGCGGAATCAACGAGAATCAAATAAAAAAAATGTGCGTCCAAAACCCTTATAAACTGTTTATAAACTAAATATAATGCTATTTTTTTAAAATTCAATTTCATGATAGTACTAAAATTAAATTAGCGAAGATAATCCATTTAATGCTTTTAAAGATTAATTATGATCTATCTAATTTTATTTCACTTAAATTAACTCAATTTAAGATGTAATGTCAGATTCCTAATTTTTGTATTACTATTTCAATAGATTACATAGGACAATTAGCTCTAAGAGACCCCAAATAATATGCAACCTGAAAAATACAATAATTTATATTATTAATCATTAGAAAATATATTTATATTGTATATCTATAAATTATCTGTTAAATTAAGGAGGTTGAAGGAAATTCAGAATGAATTTTTGGAACATTCGGAAATCCCAGATTTCCGATGCCCCGAACACACAGTGTTCGAGGGCCCCAAATATGAAATATTTGGAGGTTGAAGGAAATTCAGAACGAATTTCCGGAACCCCAAATATGAAATATTTGGAGGTTGAAGGAAATTCTCAAAAACCAACGGTCTTTGGAAGTTAGAAAATACTACGTATTTTCTAAAATTCTATGAATTTCCTAAACCTTTCGAAAATCATTTATGATTTTCGAAGGCCTGTGGAAACGTAGCATTCGAAAATTTTCGATGTTTGAGGAACTACATTCCCCAACCGCAAAAAACTTTGTTTTTTGCATGTTGAAGGAAATCTATAATTTCCGAAACAGCGAAATCCTATTGATTTTGCATGCGTCAAATTGTAGATTTGACAGTTTCCTCGGGCCCGAATGCTTGCATTCACGGGTCCGAACACCATGTGTTCGATGGCCCCAAAAATCAAAGATTTTTGGAGGAATAAAAACGAATATAAATTTAAAGGTTTTAGGATTTCCACTGGCTATAATTCTTTTTATAGTCATGATGCTTATTCCTACACCAGGTTTAAGTTATGCAGGGCATGCAGCGCTTGCACTCTTGATTTTTGCTATAATTATGTGGGTCACTGAAGCCTTACATTTAGCCGTGACATCATTACTACTGCTTTTTGTTCAGCCACTAATTGGTGTTGCTGATTTTAACAGTGCAGTTATTGGTTTTGCAAACGGCATTATCTTCCTGATGATTGGAGGATTCATTATAGCAGAAGCTATACGTAAAAGTGGACTTGCACAGCGTTTTACATTTACACTGCTTAACAAATTAGGTACTACTCCTGATAGAAGTCTTTTTGTGGTCGTTTTCTCAACTGGAATTCTTTCAGCGTTTATTGAAAATGTAGTGGCATATGCAATGCTGCTTCCGATTATAAAAGAGATCATACCACTTATGGGTGTAAATGACCCTGAAAAAGGTGGCAGTAATTTTGCCAAAGCCATGGTTATCGGAGGATCCTTCGGTTCACTGGCAGGTGGATTCGGTACAGAAATAGGAACCGCACCCAACCTGATGGCCGCAGCTTACACGCACATCCCCTTTGTAAACTGGATGATCTTCGGATTCCCACTTGCAATAATACTCCTGTTTATAATCTGGAAATGGTTAGGCATTGTGTTCAAACCAGAAGTTGAAGGAATAATAGGCGGAATAGAAACTATAGCCAATAAAAAAGCATCATTAGGCCCTATGAGCCGAATGGAAAAGCTTACTCTAGGAATACTCTTGTTCACCATATTCTTATGGGTTACAACAAATTACACAGGAATCAACAGTTACTCAGTTGCATTAATTGGTGCAGTGCTCTTATTTGCTTTTAGAGTAATCGACTGGCAAGATGCACAGATTGGAGTAGATTGGGGCCTTATAATATTCTTTGGAGGAGCACTATCCTTAGGAGCAGCACTGCTAAACACAGGAGCAGCAAACTGGCTAGTACAACTCATCATAGGATTAATGGGTACCAATGCATCCACAATAATTATCATGATCGTGCTTATGATCATAGCAGTTACTATAACTCAGGTAATGTCCAACATAGCACTATCTGCAATTTTAGTACCAATAGCAGTAACTCTAGCACAAACACAGGGATTACCACTGGGAATTTACGCAGTTCCAGTAGCAATAGCATGCAGTTTATCATTTATGTTACCAATGGCAGACCCAACAGTAGCAATGGCATATGGAACCGATTATGTCAACATCAAAGAAATATTCAAGGCAGGATTACCTCTGGTTATAATCGGAATTATTCTAACCCTAATAGATATTCTAGTATTAGCCATACCATTCAACATAATATGATAAAAATGTCAAAATGTAGAATACAAAAATTCTACAATCTTTTATTCTTAATTCTGAGATTTTTGAAGCGATAGAACAGTTCATTCTTGGAAGTACAGCTGAAAACGTGGTCATGAGCTCAAAAGTTCCAGTTAATGTCATATCTTAAGTTAAAAAACAGATCATGATTATAACTTTCTTTTTTAATTTTATAAAAACTTTTTAATGAACATTCAATTTATTTTTAAGTGTATTTTTATCTTTTTCCAGCTTTTTACGCTCAGTGATATCTTTCCAATAAATAGATATTCCCTCAGCAGATGGATAAACACTGAAATCAAACCATTGTCCAGTTCTATTCATGTTTGGCGCTTCAAAATGTTGAATTTCGTTAGTTTCCATTGTCCTGCGGAATGTTTCCTCACATCTGGTTTTTACAAGTTCAGGAAATCTTTCCCACAGATTTTGTCCAATAAGATCATCTGCATCGACGCCGAAATATTCAGCTGCGCATTTGTTTACATAAATAAAATTCCAGTGGTGATTTAATGCAATGAAATTATCCTGAATGCTGTCTAAAATTTCAGTTATTTGACGCTTGCTATTAATGAGGCTTTCTTCGGCATGTTTACGTTCAGTATCATCAAACATATAACCTTTAACCTGAATTAACTCATCTAAATCGTTGAAAATACCAACAACGTTAGCAACGACATGGATTCTCATACCATCAGATCTTCTCTGCCAGCTTTGATAACCCAGTATCTTATGCTCCTTTTTCAGTCGAGTAATCATATAAGGCCAATCAAATGGGTTAGATTCAAGAATATTCCATTCAAGAGCCATATCACAATCATCAAATCCGTAAATTTCTGCAAAAGCAGGGTTACACTCAAGAATTTCACCTTCAGGAGTTGCAATAAAATCCCCAGTTAAGTCCTCATCAAAAAGGAGCCTGTATTTCTCTTCGCTCTCTTTAAGGGACTCTTCAGCCCGTTTACGTTTAGTATCATCAAACACATAACCTTTAACCTGAACCAATTCATCTGAATCATCAAAAATACCTATAACATTTGCAACAACATGAATTTGTATTCCATCTGGCCGCTTATGCCAGCTTTGATGATCGTAGATTTTATATTCTATTTTTAATGAGGTGATCAAATTAATCCAATCATCACGGTTGAAATCGCAAATATTTGATTTAACAGCTTTTTCACAGTTATCAAAGCCGTAAATTTCTGCAAAAGCAGGGTTAC
This Methanobacterium bryantii DNA region includes the following protein-coding sequences:
- a CDS encoding FumA C-terminus/TtdB family hydratase beta subunit, whose product is MNVKLKTPLSKEDTKQLKVGDIVYISGTIYTARDRAHQRILKEGSPVNLEGAVIFHAGPIIKTIETGESVGYKIVAVGPTTSTRMNPYQPDVLKLGISAIIGKGGMDSETADALMENDSVYLAAVGGCAALYVKSINKVKGVNWIDLGIPEAIWELEVKDFGPLIVAMDSEGNNLYEEVRKKVDTF
- a CDS encoding DASS family sodium-coupled anion symporter yields the protein MLKEIYNFRNSEILLILHASNCRFDSFLGPECLHSRVRTPCVRWPQKSKIFGGIKTNINLKVLGFPLAIILFIVMMLIPTPGLSYAGHAALALLIFAIIMWVTEALHLAVTSLLLLFVQPLIGVADFNSAVIGFANGIIFLMIGGFIIAEAIRKSGLAQRFTFTLLNKLGTTPDRSLFVVVFSTGILSAFIENVVAYAMLLPIIKEIIPLMGVNDPEKGGSNFAKAMVIGGSFGSLAGGFGTEIGTAPNLMAAAYTHIPFVNWMIFGFPLAIILLFIIWKWLGIVFKPEVEGIIGGIETIANKKASLGPMSRMEKLTLGILLFTIFLWVTTNYTGINSYSVALIGAVLLFAFRVIDWQDAQIGVDWGLIIFFGGALSLGAALLNTGAANWLVQLIIGLMGTNASTIIIMIVLMIIAVTITQVMSNIALSAILVPIAVTLAQTQGLPLGIYAVPVAIACSLSFMLPMADPTVAMAYGTDYVNIKEIFKAGLPLVIIGIILTLIDILVLAIPFNII
- a CDS encoding DUF6282 family protein, which codes for MENLKDKYTLEGFIDTHIHTSPDIKPRILNDIEAAYGAKQEKMGAIVIKSHVESTAGRAQIAEKISGFKVIGGVCLNLSVGGLNPDAVKVTAELGGKIVWFPTISASDISITYENIENILNIIAEKELVLATGHLKPEDIFLLLDYAKSLKIKKIIINHPLTGVVGATVDEQKEMSKYAYLEHCFVACMKKHDNLDPNVIADAIKEIGHERCIMATDFGQAHNPVPVEGMKMFINSMIKCGINENQIKKMCVQNPYKLFIN
- a CDS encoding PAS domain-containing protein, giving the protein MKVKLTYDNFKEIFDKSPMGILFYSKEGRLIDANPSALKITGASSLKDCAKLNLFNKSYVASKKEELLKKGLIKFQTPLNFQNGGDGSHDILKKPKTIFIEWNIAAINAGYLVQIQDITASNEEPLKSEDKYKRWFEDDLTGDFIATTCGQIIDCNPAFAEIYGFDNCEKAVKSNICDFNRDDWINLITSLKIEYKIYDHQSWHKRPDGIQIHVVANVIGIFDDSDELVQVKGYVFDDTKRKRAEESLKESEEKYRLLFDEDLTGDFIATPEGEILECNPAFAEIYGFDDCDMALEWNILESNPFDWPYMITRLKKEHKILGYQSWQRRSDGMRIHVVANVVGIFNDLDELIQVKGYMFDDTERKHAEESLINSKRQITEILDSIQDNFIALNHHWNFIYVNKCAAEYFGVDADDLIGQNLWERFPELVKTRCEETFRRTMETNEIQHFEAPNMNRTGQWFDFSVYPSAEGISIYWKDITERKKLEKDKNTLKNKLNVH